The following proteins come from a genomic window of Hymenobacter canadensis:
- a CDS encoding FtsL-like putative cell division protein, whose translation MLIINSNEVALNTIKPVASQPRSNVPRHVEPEPAPLPEAAAPARPAEPAPRPPKAAKALRLAAPRNSWSVFSLLERLTRMDGLFREGLPVRYLPHVLFVMLLILIYIGNTHYATRMNRSIQRLKIEAEDLRADYTTLKSDYMEASKQSEVARKVAAYGLVESSSPPFRIEVPAGRLDEAALDLVPVLTADSLAARTLRDSLRRAGPVGPIDSMSIEVGAPPVPIGTDATGEPATPQPTATPRRR comes from the coding sequence TTGCTAATTATTAATTCCAACGAAGTGGCTCTCAATACCATAAAACCCGTCGCCAGCCAGCCTCGCTCCAACGTGCCCCGCCACGTGGAGCCGGAGCCCGCGCCTCTACCGGAGGCCGCGGCGCCGGCGCGGCCAGCCGAGCCCGCACCGCGCCCCCCGAAGGCCGCCAAGGCCCTGCGGCTGGCGGCGCCCCGCAACTCGTGGAGCGTGTTTTCGCTGCTGGAGCGCCTCACGCGCATGGATGGCCTGTTTCGGGAAGGGCTGCCGGTGCGCTACCTGCCCCACGTGCTGTTCGTGATGCTGCTGATTCTGATTTATATCGGCAACACGCACTACGCCACCCGCATGAACCGCAGCATTCAGCGCCTGAAGATTGAAGCCGAAGACCTGCGCGCCGACTACACGACCCTGAAATCGGACTACATGGAAGCCAGCAAGCAAAGTGAGGTGGCCCGCAAAGTGGCCGCCTACGGGCTGGTGGAAAGCTCCTCGCCGCCGTTCCGCATTGAAGTGCCCGCCGGCCGCCTCGACGAGGCCGCCCTGGATTTGGTGCCCGTGCTGACGGCCGACTCGCTGGCGGCGCGCACCCTGCGCGACTCGCTGCGCCGAGCCGGCCCCGTCGGGCCGATTGACTCGATGTCCATTGAGGTAGGGGCGCCGCCCGTGCCCATCGGGACGGATGCCACCGGGGAGCCGGCCACGCCTCAACCCACTGCCACGCCTCGCCGCCGCTAA